The following proteins are co-located in the Pyxicephalus adspersus chromosome Z, UCB_Pads_2.0, whole genome shotgun sequence genome:
- the ZBTB26 gene encoding zinc finger and BTB domain-containing protein 26: MCEKTGVLHFTLDNHGDSMLGRMNSLREQSKFCDVTVYIDDAVVPGHKVVFAAGSPYLRDQFLLSDSQEVHISILQNSEAGKHLLLSCYTGVLEFPEMELVNYLTAASFLQMSHVVERCTQALWKFIKPTQATVRTTDGEEAKVEVVEPEEEIEDSIQPDSPATSNSEESTDNDDIQIVKVESIAEGSSDKSKVSQSPFLSSDQTAPHSLEPQHSLINSTVENRAGDTETNPIHNYAVSDNSSDNMAPSAKELFGPSSRILDKTLQWHHQCPKCTRVFRHLENYANHLKMHKLFMCLLCGKTFTQKGNLHRHMRVHAGIKPFQCKICGKTFSQKCSLQDHLNLHSGDKPHKCNYCDMVFAHKPVLRKHLKQLHGKNSFDNAHERSTQDVSLDYEAFAGTHDGNEIIS, encoded by the coding sequence atgtgtgaaaaaacgGGAGTGCTCCACTTCACGCTTGACAACCATGGAGACTCCATGTTGGGCAGGATGAACTCTTTAAGAGAACAGAGCAAGTTCTGCGATGTCACCGTGTACATCGATGACGCTGTTGTCCCCGGACACAAAGTGGTGTTTGCGGCAGGCTCTCCGTATTTAAGGGACCAATTCTTGCTTAGTGATTCTCAAGAAGTTCATATTTCTATACTTCAGAACTCTGAGGCTGGAAAACATCTGCTCCTGTCCTGTTACACTGGGGTTCTCGAATTCCCTGAGATGGAGCTCGTCAATTATCTGACGGCAGCCAGTTTTCTGCAGATGAGCCACGTGGTAGAGAGATGCACGCAAGCCTTGTGGAAGTTTATTAAACCAACTCAAGCTACGGTGAGGACCACGGATGGTGAAGAAGCCAAAGTGGAGGTTGTAGAACCAGAAGAAGAAATTGAAGATTCCATTCAGCCAGATTCTCCAGCCACCTCCAACTCAGAAGAGAGCACAGACAATGATGACATTCAAATTGTCAAAGTGGAGTCTATAGCTGAGGGATCCAGTGATAAATCCAAAGTAAGCCAAAGTCCATTTTTGTCTTCTGACCAGACTGCTCCGCATTCTCTAGAACCACAACACTCCCTCATCAACTCCACTGTAGAAAACAGAGCTGGAGACACGGAAACCAATCCTATACACAACTATGCTGTGTCAGATAACAGCAGTGACAACATGGCACCATCTGCTAAAGAACTATTTGGGCCCAGCAGTAGGATTTTGGACAAGACTCTTCAATGGCATCACCAGTGTCCGAAATGTACTCGAGTTTTTCGGCATTTGGAGAACTATGCCAATCATCTAAAAATGCACAAGTTGTTTATGTGTTTGTTATGTGGAAAGACATTTACGCAGAAAGGCAACCTGCACAGGCATATGCGTGTCCATGCGGGCATCAAACCATTCCAGTGCAAAATATGTGGCAAAACCTTTTCCCAGAAGTGCTCACTACAGGACCACCTTAACCTGCACAGTGGAGATAAACCTCACAAATGCAACTATTGTGATATGGTGTTTGCGCACAAACCCGTACTGAGGAAACACCTCAAACAGCTACATGGCAAAAACAGTTTTGATAATGCACACGAGAGGAGCACTCAAGATGTCAGCCTTGACTATGAAGCTTTTGCTGGCACCCATGATGGCAATGAAATAATTTCATAG
- the LOC140343716 gene encoding ADP-ribosylation factor-like protein 13A, producing the protein MEGAEWPAGNKFGPWKMFHLFSHCWHWVLKKKEPIRNVTILFMGLENSGKSSVIRVIKRVCPSQISPSPDPLKTHLRLDHFNLTLLELPSGQKGRASWRLYYPQAHAFVFLVDSSDPGRLEEVANVLLYVLKHPKVSGKPLLLLANKQDKACALLPSEIIELLSLEKLVNENKTLCRIEPCSATTDLHSHYDWMILKGLRWILKSVMLNYSILSPSVLPESTEQRENIHHRTSVKPWNTSDLPNRKATGEEITDLVEYKPFPCGKQRPLKPIQNILAQTGYNLQRTNRRKRKKVKVQETSFPHTSNADESKTHEQKAKPQTSPARESCHHHLDPRTSVKPDRETCEGSKKRKKRKPLPKTQIKSVEGVHAAGDMGQTFDLYRRAMLALKLKQEPHRKVNP; encoded by the exons ATGGAGGGAGCCGAGTGGCCGGCAGGAAATAAATTTGG gccCTGGAAAATGTTCCATCTGTTTTCTCACTGTTGGCATTGGGTACTGAAAAAGAAAGAGCCAATCAG GAATGTTACAATTCTCTTCATGGGGTTGGAAAATTCAGGGAAAAGTTCCGTAATAAGAGTCATCAAGAGAG TTTGTCCATCCCAGATCTCTCCATCACCTGATCCTCTGAAAACCCATCTTCGCCTTGACCACTTTAATCTAACTCTTCTCGAGCTGCCCAGTGGACAGAAGGGTAGAGCCAGCTGGAGGCTGTATTATCCCCAAGCCCACGCATTTGTCTTTTTAGTGGATTCCAGTGATCCGGGACGCTTGGAGGAAGTTGCAAATGTCCTCCTGTATGTCCTCAAACACCCAAAAGTGTCGGGGAAGCCACTTTTATT ATTAGCTAATAAACAAGACAAAGCCTGTGCACTTCTACCCAGTGAAATTATTGAGCTGCTGTCATTAGAAAAGTTGGTGAATGAAAACAAAACGCTTTGCAGAATT GAACCGTGCTCTGCGACTACCGATCTCCATTCCCATTATGATTGGATGATTCTGAAGGGATTACGTTGGATTTTAAAGTCAGTAATGCTTAACTATTCTATACTCAGCCCTAGTGTGTTACCAGAAAGCACAGAACAAAGAGAAAACATACATCACAGAACTTCCGTAAAACCATGGAATACCAG TGACCTACCAAATAGGAAGGCAACTGGTGAGGAAATCACAGACCTTGTGGAGTACAAACCATTCCCGTGTGGCAAACAAAGACCTCTAAAGCCAATACAGAATATACTGGCAcag ACAGGCTACAATCTGCAGAGGACAAAcaggaggaaaaggaagaagGTGAAGGTACAAGAAACCAGTTTTCCCCACACTTCCAACGCTGATGAAAGCAAAACCCACGAACAAAAGGCCAAACCTCAAACATCTCCCGCAAGGGAATCCTGCCACCACCATCTAGACCCCAGAACTTCCGTCAAACCGGATCGAGAAACATGTGAAG GTtccaagaaaaggaagaagaggaagccgctcccaaaaacacaaattaaatctGTGGAGGGAGTTCACGCTGCAGGAGATATGGGCCAAACCTTTG ATCTTTACAGAAGAGCTATGCTTGCATTAAAGCTGAAGCAAGAACCCCACAGAAAGGTCAACCCATGA